The genomic region AAGAAGCTGGTACTGCTGTCCTATCAGCCAGAATGTTAACCTTACTTGCCCAACAGATTATCAGATCTTGTTTACCTTTATTACTCAGGTACTTCCTAAAGCTAGGATAAAGTTCTCACCGGAGAAACAGAGGGAACTTTTATATCAGAGTCTATGTGTCATGCCACTAAAGCTGTTGGAGCGTGTTCTACCATGGTTTATAGTGAAACTGAATGATGCAGAGGCAGTGTCTTTTCTTCAGAATATGCGGTTGGCAGGTTGTCTCTGTTATGTTCCTACTTCTCTCTTGAATAATAAAACAGTTTTCCGTACCTTTCCTAATTTTTTATATTTAATGAATACGTCGCAGCACCTTCCTCTGAAACTGCATTGGTTACTCTTCTCTCTGGCTGGGCGTGCAAAGGTCGTCTGGAGGACACATCCAACCCTGGAAAGTTCGTATGCATGGCATCAGGAGCGGTCACTTGTGCGTCAGATGGGAATGGTTTCAAAACATGCCAGTCActctgtccatgttatgtaagtaGCAATGGAGCTTTTTCAAAACCAGTTAAGAGAGCAAGTCAAGGAGAATCTAGCACAAATACTGACAGAAATCATAGCTCACACAATGCTGCTACTGAAGCATCGCAATGTAACAACAGAGCCTGTTACATTCCCAGGTTAAGAGTAGAAAGTAGCTACCTTGGTGTTCATTCATCTACCCCTACAAAATCCTTTCGCCCTCTGTCTTTCAATTATGTTGCACCTTCATTATATTCAAGCCTTTTCTCATGGGACACAGATACACTAGTATCCGGCCCAGATAACATTTCTAAGCCAATTGATACCATATTCAAATTCCACAAGGCAATTCGCAAGGATTTAGAGTTTTTGGATTtggaatctggaaagcttattgaCGGGAACGAGTCTTGCCTTAGCCAATTCATTGGAAGGTTTCGTTTACTGTGGGGTCTATATAGAGCACACAGCAATGCTGAAGATGAGATTGTATTTCCTGCTCTTGAATCGAAGGAGGCATTGCACAATGTTAGTCATTCATACACTCTTGATCACAAGCAGGAAGAAAAATTGTTCCAAGATATATCCACTGTACTATCTGAACTTTCTCAACTACATGATGGTTTGAGCTATCCTCTTGATGTTGAAGCTGGAACAAATGATATTTCAAGTAATGAGATTGATTGGGCTAGAAAGCGTAATGAACTTTTGACAAAGCTTCAAGGATTATGCAAATCTATCCGGGTCACGTTGTCAAATCATGTTCATAGAGAAGAACTTGAGTTGTGGCCATTGTTCGATAAACATTTTTCTGTAGACGAGCAGGATAAGATTATCGGTCATATAATTGGAACTACTGGTGCTGAGGTTCTGCAGTCAATGTTACCTTGGGTTACATCAGCACTTAGTTTAGAGGAACAGAACATGATGCTGGATACATGGAAGCAAGCAACCAAAAACACCATGTTTGATGAATGGCTAAATGAATGGTGGAAGGGACCTTCAACTTCATCTGACCCATCAGACAAGGCTTCTACTCCTTCAGAAGGTTTGTTCAGTTGGTTTTTCTCTCCTCTAGAATGGTGGACGGGGATTTCTATGTCACTGAGATATTTTTATTTGGCCTTGTAGAAAGTCATTTTCAGGAGAATCTTGAACAAAATGACCAGATGTTTAGGCCTGGTTGGAAGGACATTTTCCGAATGAATCAGAGTGAGCTCGAGGCTGAGATTCGAAAGGTCTCTCGAGATTCTACTCTTGATCCAAGGAGGAAGGCCTATCTGATCCAAAATCTCATGACCAGGTTTGTTATCTAAAAATAAAGTAAATAAGCTGATTGTTATCTCCCCTTAGGAATACAGAAAATAAGTCTGTATTATATGTGtttttaaatttgtaaatttcagccGTTGGATAGCTGCTCAGCAGAAATCACCACAACCAAGCGTCGAAGGACATAATGGATGTACACGACGACCTGGATGTGTTGCTTCGTACCGAGACCCAGGGAAACAAATATTTGGCTGTGAGCATTACAAAAGAAACTGCAAGCTTGTTGCTGCATGCTGCGATAAGTTATTCACTTGCAGATTCTGTCACGATAAAGTTAGTGACCATACAATGGACAGGTATCTTCACCACAACCATTCATTTTACCGTCCACACCTTTCCTGCTGAGGGATGCTTATGCACCTGTTGTGCTATTAGAATTTCAAGGTTTTCATTTTCACATCGAACCAATATCAATTAAGCATGACATTTTATTTGGAAATAGATGTTTGTGGTTGTGCCATGGACCTGTGCCTCCCTTGTGAAATGAATTGATTTTCTGTCATTGAATTTTCTAACTGAAGCTTTTATTTCCAGTGGGATACTTGGCTCTTAGTATACCAGCTTTGCATAATAAGGACAAAAGAACTTGTATTTGTATACTTGAACGACATTTTCTGTCATATGACTTGCTGATTGTTGTAACCTAGAAATCTGTTATGAAGAAAAAAAATGAATCAATTGTACTTTCCTTAATTTGCGGAGCTGCTATTTGTAGGAAATCAGTGATGGAGATGATGTGCATGCAATGTCTGAATGTTCAACCTGTTGGTCCAAATTGTCAATCCCCTTCTTGCAATGGACTGTCCATGGCCAAGTATTATTGTAGCATATGCAAGTTCTTCGATGATGAAAGGTAATTCTGTGCAGATCAACATTTTAGTTTATTCTGCACTAAACAATCCTTGTTTTTGTAGGGTGCACACATTTCTATTCCATAAATGCATGGTGGTCCAGTTTCCGCCATTACCCTTTGAAAGTTGAAACAATGATGATTTTTTTGTTAGCACCAAATATATGGATATTTTATTATAGTCCTATTGTCATATTCTACTTATGAACAGTAAATTGCCCCGTGCTATattcttctctaacttcagcttcATGCAAAAAGTTCAAGCCACTAAAGTAGCGAGCTCTGAGgatctaagggggtgtttggtttaaagATTCAATCCATTCTTAATAAAGTGGTACATCATGAATTCATTCCACAAATTTGGTATAATGAACTTATTCCTCTtattattactaattattagACTATGAGAAATGaaatggtgatggatcaactcattacattccacaaaccaaacaagaaagtgaggagtgagaacatGATGGACtacctcattcctcaaaccaaacacgctGTAAATGTGTTATGTGCCTCATTTGGTTTATTTACTTCATTGCATTATTACTTGAAGTTAAATTCTCGTCTGACGTGGTTCAATCTTTGAGATATTTTGCAATCCTAATTCTCGGTTGTTTCTCAGGAGTGTCTACCATTGTCCTTTTTGCAACTTGTGTCGCCTTGGGAGCGGATTGGGCACTGATTTTTTTCATTGCATGAAGTGCAATTGTTGCCTTGGCATAAAGATGATAGAACATAAATGCCGGGAAAAGATGCTAGAGATGAACTGTCCAATCTGCTGCGACTTTTTGTTTACATCGAGTGCACCAGTTAAAGGCCTTCCTTGTGGCCACTTCATGCATTCGGCTTGTTTTCAGGTATGGCAGTCTAGTTGCATTCTGGTTTGCTATTATGGACGGGGTAAGTGCTGTTCTAATTCTAATACATTCGACCTTACTATTTCAGGCATATACTTGTACCCACTACACTTGTCCAATCTGCTGCAAATCCTTGGGAGATATGACGGTAAACTACGCCGCTTAAGCATAAGGAGTTATTTTGCGTTCGCCATTTCGGTTTGTTCTGCCGTTGGCAGTCCATAGGCATACTATTATTGCGCTCTCTCTTCTCCAAAATAATTTGAGGGGTGACCAAGGACCCTTGTAGGCTTGAAGATCAATACTCCGTACATTCCAAATTATAGTTGATCTTAGTTTTGGACATGTTATTCTGCTCACAGTTCTCGACGATACATAAGTCCTACAGCGGTTTGCGCTTTTCTCCAGTCCAGTAAAATAGCTAATGTGACGTTTTTGTTTCTGAAGGTGTATTTTGGCATGCTTGATGGTTTGCTGGCTGCAGAACAGCTTCCTGAGGAATACCAGGACCGGTGCCAGGTAAACCATTATCGCAGTCCCGGTTTCATTATTTCATTCATATAGCTCACATTACGTTTATCATCGTTGCGTGGCTGTTTCAGGATATACTGTGTAACGACTGCGAGAGAAAAGGCAGGTCACGGTTTCATTGGCTCTACCACAAGTGTGGTTTCTGTGGTTCTTACAACACCAGAGTTATCAAGACTGATACGGCAGAGTGTTCTCGCCCTCTATAATTTCTTTTATGCAATCCATTTGTATATATATATCGACGGGGTAGAAACCTTGTGACCGTAGGTGTGATAGTTTTTTTATAGAGTGAACTGGGGGAGGAACCCCACCTGGATGTATTATGAGGAAAAAGTGACTGTGCACATGAGGAGTCTGAGAATTACTCGCTCCCGTCCCAAACTAACTGTATTTCTACGATTTGAAATATATTCGCTCATATATTTCCTGTGTTGCCCTTCAGCTGTTTCCTGGGAACATCTCGGTTTGTATCAGCGATACAGTTGGAGACCTTCTGAACACTGTCCCCAACTCAAGCCGACTCAGTTGAGCTGAAGAGCAAATAAATACTCAGGTTGCGATTGACATGGTACATTCTCGTCTGATCTTTTACTTGGAATGCTCTTCTTACAAGTATGAAGTATCCTCTTCAGTCCTCTGACCACAAGTAGAATCTTCCAGAGACCCAGAGATCCTAGATTGCGAGCACCTAATATTTTTTTTTGGTATGCCAACGTGTCACATATCTCTTACGAATTGATCGGACACATTACGTAGTCAGCAGCAGCACCGGGCGCACTATcaccgctgctgctgctgcatggATACTCCAAATACGCGTGTCTCCAAGAGGCGGCGATTCCTGGACTGCAGGCCAGGTTTCAgaaacttgactgctgcttcgatCAGCCGAGCCTTGTTCCTGCTGGACACTGACCTTGGGCTCTTAACAGGCGATGCCACCTTGTGTGCGTGCCTTCGTGCCCACAATGGCCGTGTATATGTAAGTATGTAACGTTGAGCTGACCTGCATTGCCGTGGCGGCGGTCGTATCGTTTTGAGATTTCGAATATGTTTAAACGTAAAAATGAAAAAAGGATACAGGTTTGATGACCTTGACCTAGCCCCGGCCATGTAATAGCATTAGAGAGTG from Zea mays cultivar B73 chromosome 6, Zm-B73-REFERENCE-NAM-5.0, whole genome shotgun sequence harbors:
- the LOC103630692 gene encoding zinc finger protein BRUTUS — its product is MATPLAGKGPIAAAIPRSPPPLAEGGAGGSAAEAPVLIFVYFHKAIRAELERMHAAAVRLAMGRAGGDVATLEARCRFLFTVYRHHCDAEDAVIFPALDIRVKNVAGTYSLEHKGENDLFAHLFTLLQLDVQNDNAIRRELASCTGAIRTFVSQHMSKEEEQVFPLLIKKFSHEEQADLVWQFLCSIPVNMMAKFLPWISASVSTDENQDILDCLSKIVPEEKLLQEVVFTWFGGKSESSSTCESSSGQTDKHAHSLEHTKIGKRKSIESSQLVTHPIDEILYWHNAVLRELSDIAEETKRIHQSGDFSDIAGFNMRLQFIADVCIFHSIAEDQVIFPAVDGELSFVQEHAEEERRLNKFRSLIEQIQLAGAKSTVVDFHSELCSQADQIMQKIESHFNDEEIKVLPKARIKFSPEKQRELLYQSLCVMPLKLLERVLPWFIVKLNDAEAVSFLQNMRLAAPSSETALVTLLSGWACKGRLEDTSNPGKFVCMASGAVTCASDGNGFKTCQSLCPCYVSSNGAFSKPVKRASQGESSTNTDRNHSSHNAATEASQCNNRACYIPRLRVESSYLGVHSSTPTKSFRPLSFNYVAPSLYSSLFSWDTDTLVSGPDNISKPIDTIFKFHKAIRKDLEFLDLESGKLIDGNESCLSQFIGRFRLLWGLYRAHSNAEDEIVFPALESKEALHNVSHSYTLDHKQEEKLFQDISTVLSELSQLHDGLSYPLDVEAGTNDISSNEIDWARKRNELLTKLQGLCKSIRVTLSNHVHREELELWPLFDKHFSVDEQDKIIGHIIGTTGAEVLQSMLPWVTSALSLEEQNMMLDTWKQATKNTMFDEWLNEWWKGPSTSSDPSDKASTPSEESHFQENLEQNDQMFRPGWKDIFRMNQSELEAEIRKVSRDSTLDPRRKAYLIQNLMTSRWIAAQQKSPQPSVEGHNGCTRRPGCVASYRDPGKQIFGCEHYKRNCKLVAACCDKLFTCRFCHDKVSDHTMDRKSVMEMMCMQCLNVQPVGPNCQSPSCNGLSMAKYYCSICKFFDDERSVYHCPFCNLCRLGSGLGTDFFHCMKCNCCLGIKMIEHKCREKMLEMNCPICCDFLFTSSAPVKGLPCGHFMHSACFQAYTCTHYTCPICCKSLGDMTVYFGMLDGLLAAEQLPEEYQDRCQDILCNDCERKGRSRFHWLYHKCGFCGSYNTRVIKTDTAECSRPL